The genomic interval TGCATCGACTCGCGGGCAGCATGCCGCTCGTCGTGATCGGCCAGCGACTGGACGATGCGACGTGGCCGACGGTCTCCTTCGATGACGTCGCCGCCTCGGCGGCGGCGACCGAGGAACTCCTGGAACGACGCGGTCGGCCGGTGCTCTTCCTCGGCAGCTCGAGGAGATCCTTCCTCAGCGATCAGCGACGCGAAGGCGTGCGACGCGCCCTCGAGGCGAGGCCGGAGCTGCTGCGCGACTCGAGCTTCGTCGTCCTCGATGGCCCGATGGACTACGCCGCGGGGTACGCGGAGGCCGCCTCCCGAGCGCACGAGCTGCGTCGGTACGGTCTCATCTTCTGCGTGAACGATGAGCTCGCGCTCGGGGCGCTGCGAGCGCTCGGGGAACTGGGACTGCGCGTGCCCGAGGACGTGATGGTGATCGGCTACGGGGACGTCGACATGCTCCCGTACCTGACGCCGTCGCTCTCCTCGCTCAGCGGTGACGTCAACGCGATCGCGGGCGACGCGCTCGACGCGATCATGGCGGGCATCGCCGGGGAGCCGGCGTTCGCGGCTCGCGTGCACTCGCGGCGCATCGTGCACCGCGAGTCGACGGAGGTGCGCGAGGGGTAGCCCGTCAAGCGCTCCTCGACGCTGCCGACCGACGGTGCCGGATCCGTTCTCGGCGGACGGGGCATGGGACAGCCGGCGGCGCTTCACCCCGCCGGTGCTCGATCAGCGCGCGCACGCCTCATGGGGCGGCGAGTCTCGCCGGCGGCGCGAACCCGGGGATGATGTGCATTCGGGCCGCACGCCGACGATCCGGTCAGGTGGGTGCACCGCGGCCGCTCATTCCCGGATCGCGTGCGCTGCCCGCGTGCTCCGCCTCGGCGAGCGACTCGACCCCGCCTGCGACCGTTTAGAAGGTGCCGTCGACGGTCACGCCCCCGTCCACGCGGAGCACCTCCCCGTGGACGAACGAGGCATCGTCGGAAAGGAGGAACGCGATGGCGCTCGCGATCTCGCGCGGATCGGCGAGGCGACCGAGCGGCGTGCGGGCGAACAGCTTCTCGGTGCTCAGCGTGCCGTTCCGGATGCCCGATTGGACCATCTCGGTCGCCACGTACCCGGGGGCGACGGCGTTCACGCGCACCCCGTTGCCGCCCCATTCGACGGCCAGGGTCCGCGTGAGGCCGAGGATGCCGCTCTTGGCGGTCGCATAGGCGACCCTGCCGGGCAGGCCGAACGTCGACCCCACGGACGCGATGTTGACGATGCTGCCGCCGCCGGCGGCGAGCAGGGGGAACGCCCCGCGGCTCAGCATGAACGCGCCGGTGAGATGAATCTCGAGCTGCAGGCGCCACGCCTCCGTGCCGTACGTCTCCGCATCGCCGCGGATCAAATTCCCCGCGCCGTTGACCAGGCCGTGGAGGGACTCCGTCTGCGCGGAGAGCGCTTCGAAGAGCGCTGCGACGCTGGTCTCGTCGGCGACGTCGACCCCGAATCCGAGGTGCTGCTCGGCGCGGGGGAACCGTTCGTTCAACGCTGCAGCCGCGGTCGTCGCGGACTCCTGCTGGAGGTCGGCGATCACGATGCGATGGCCGCGGTCGGCGAGCAGCGCGGCGGTGGCGTGGCCGATGCCCTGCGCGGCTCCGGTGATGAGTACGGTCGGTGTTTCCATGGCGCTGGTGCTTTCTCGTGTGACTCGTGCTGGGAGATGCGTGCGGGGGATCGTCTACTGCCGCAGGCGTGCGAGCACCTGCTCGCAGACCCTGCGGGGGGAGAGACCGTGCTTGTGCAGCAGGAAGTCGTTGGGCGCCGACTCCGACCACTCGTCGGCGAGGCCGATGCGGAAGAGCGGTGTCGTCACGCCGTGGTCGGCGAAGAGCTCGGCGACGAGCGAACCGAGACCGCCGATGACGGTGTGCTCCTCGACGGAGATCACCAGGGGGGCTCCGCCGGCCGCGGCGAGCAGCCCGGCGGGATCCAACGGCTTGATGGTCGGAGCGTGGACGACGCGAGCCGAGATGCCGTGGGCCTCGAGGAGCTCGGCGGCAGCGAGTGTGCGCGAGGTCTGGACGCCGGTGGAGACCAGCGCGAGGTCGGCGCCCTCGCGCACCGTGCGCACGGCGCCGAGCTCGAAGCGATAGTCGGAGTCGAAGACCGGCGCAACGGCGTCGCGGGCGAGCCGGAGGTACACCGGGCCCGCGAAGGTGTCGGCCCAGCGGATCGCCGCTGCCGCCTCGAACTCGTCGGCGGGCGCGACGACCGTCATTCCGGGCATCGCGCGCATGATGGCGAGATCCTCGATGTCCTGATGGGTCTTGCCGCTCGAGCCGTTGAGCAGCCCGGCGTACGAGGCCGCGATGCGCACGGGGGCGCCCGTCTGGGCGACGAGCATGCGGACCTGATCGAGTGCGCGATGCGTCAGGAAGACGCCGAAGCTCGAGAGCCACGGCCGGTACCCGAGCGTGCTCATGCCGAAGGCCATGCCGACCATGCTCTGCTCGGCGATACCGGCCTGGATGAACGCGTCTGGATGCTGCTCCGCGACCCTGCTCGCCATCGTGGACGTCGCGAGATCGCCGTCGATGACGACGACGCGGTCGTCGCCGCGCACGAGCTCGACGAGCGTGTCGCCCCAGACCTGTCGTTGGGATCTCATCGGATCGACTCCTTCGGGGGCTCGGGCTGCGGGTCCGGGAACCCGAGCTCGGCGTGGGCGACAGCGAGTTGCGCATCGGTGGCGACGCCGTTGTGCCAACGGTATGCGCCCTCGGCGAAGGAGACGCCGCGCCCCTTGGCGGTGTCCGCGAGGATCACCGACGGGCGTCCGTCGGAACCGCGGGCGCCGGTGGCCTCGTCGAAGGCTCGTCGGATGGCCCCGAAGTCGTGGCCGTCGATGCGGATCGGGCGCCAGCCGAAGCCGGTGAAGACGGCTTCGAGGTCCGTGTGCCCCATCGGTTCGCTCCGGTCGAAGCGATCGTGCTCCTGCCTCGGCCACCCGAATTGCTGGAGCCCGTTGAGGTCCACGATCGCGGTGAGGTTATCGAGTCCGTACCGGGGGGCCGAGATGACGCTCTCCCACACCATCCCCTCCTCCAGCTCTCCGTCGCCGAGCATGACCCAGGTATGGAACGTCTTCCCGAGACGGCGTGCGGCGAGCGCCATTCCCGCTCCCGCGGAGAGGCCCTGGCCCAGGGAACCACTCGAGGCGTCCACCCCGGGGGTCAGCTTCATGTCCGGATGCCCCTGCAATCGGGAGTCGCCCCGGTCGAACGTCGCGAGTTCATCGAGCGGGAAGAATCCGCGCATGGCGAGCACGCTGTAGAGGCCGATCGCGTTGTGGCCCTTGGACAGGATGAACCGGTCGCGGTCGGGGTGCTGCGGCTGCGCCGGATCGATGCGCAGCTCGCCGAAGTAGAGCGAGATGAGCAGATCCATCGCGGACAGCGGTCCGCCGATGTGGCCGGCGCCGCTCGCCGCCACGGTGCTGATGACCCGCCAGCGGCCCTCCCGCGACAGTGCCGCGAGCTCGTCGTCCGAGGGCCGCGCTGGTTTCTCAGGTGTCATGGGCTCCGCTCACTCCGCTCGCTGGCCACCGGGCGGACGGCGGATGGCCCGGTGTGTCTGTTCAAAATATCTTAAAATGGACAATGTGTCTAGTTTGTGGGATGTAATTGCGTCACGTCGGCGACTCGACGCGATGCAGCCGTCTCTCGTGCGGCAATTGTGGGAAGATCTTGCAATGGCGAACAGTGCTGCTGCCCCCTCCATGGACATCCTGCTCAAGGCGGATGCGGTCCTCAGCGTTCTCGAGCGGGAGCGGGAATGCTCGGTGCAGCGCCTCGCCGAGGCCGTGGAGGAGCCGGTCAGCTCCACCTACCGGTTGCTCGCGAGCCTGACCGCCGTCGGCCTCGCTTCGCGGGGGGCCAAGCGCGGCCTCTACCGCCTCGGCTTTCTGCCGCTGAGGGTCGGCGGCATGCTGGAATCCCAACTCGACGTGCGGGAACTCGCCGGACCGATGCTCTACGCGCTCTCCCGCGTCACCGGTGCGACGGTGCTGCTGTGGGTGCGTCGCGGGGACGCGGCCGTCTGCATCGAGCGCATCTCGCGTTCGGACGTGCAGACGGCTGCCTCGCGTCTCGGGGATTCGATGCCACTGTGGGGCGGTGCGGCGGGACGTGTGCTGCTGGCCCACCTCCCGGCTCCCGAGGCGAGGAGCGTGATCTCGCGCTTCGAGCTCGGCGACCGCGGGGGGAAGAGTCTCATCGAGGAGTTGGCAGAGATCCGAGAAGCCGGCTACTGCCTGGCCGAGAGCAGCTCGACCCCCGGAGTCGCCTCGATCAGCGCGCCGGTGTTCAATCATCGCGGCGAGCTCGAGGTCGCCGTGTCCATCAGCGGGCTGCGCAAGTGGATCGTCGAGGATGGCGGCGCCGCGGTGGATGAGGTGCGCGCCACCGCCAGGGAGATCAGCGCGACGCTCGGATGCGGCACGGCGGAAGCAGCCGGAGGGTCGGCGGAAGCAATCGGAGGGTCGGCGGAATGAGTGCGGTCAAGCCGAACAAGGTGCTCGCGAACGCGACCGCCGTCATCGATCTGCTGTCGCGCGAGGGGGCGCTGTCGCCCGCCGAGATCGCGACGGCGACCGGCATCGCGCGGTCGAGCGTCTATCGCCTGGTCGATGCGCTGGTCTCCATCCGGCTGGTGGAGCCGGCAGCGGCAGCCGCCGGCTCGCGGGTGCGGCTGCATCGACGCTGGCTGCGCCTCGCCGACGCGGCGGCGCTCGGCCTGACCGAGTGGTCCGGGGCGCAGGGCGTGCTCGAGGAGGTCGCGCACGACACCGGCCTCACGGCATACCTCACCGTTCCCGATGGCGACATGGCCACCTGCGTCGCCTGGGCCCGGGGCAGCGGCATCGATCTGCTCGAGCTGCGGCCGGGGCGGTCCCTGCCGCTCAACGCCGGAGCCGCGGGCCGGTGCTTCCTGGCCTTCAACGGACCGCTCGCCGATCGGGTGTTCGAGCACGGGGACTGGCCGGTGTTCACCGACCGGACGCTCGCCGACACGGCGTCACTGCGGATCGATGCCGAGACGAACCGTGCGCGGGGGTACGTGCTGTCCGATGAGGACGTCACGGTCGGCGTCGGTGCCCTCGGCGTGCCCCTGATGCGAGACGGGCAGCTCGTCGGCTGCCTCTCGGTCGGCGGGCTCGCGGAGGCCATTCGCGGGGAGCAGGAGTCGCTCGCCCGACGCGTGGCCCGCGCCGCGGATCGCCTGCTCGGCTGAACGGCCCCATCCGCTTCGCCGGCACCGCCGGCCCCACCAGCTCCGACCGCCCTGCAGACTCCGGCGGCCGTGCCGTGCGGCTGGCGGGTTCTCGGTCTCAGGCGCATCGCTCTGCAAAACGGACAAACTGCCTATTGTGTGAGAAACTGAACTGCCGATGCTCGGATCACTGGCCGGGCACTGCGTTTCCAGCACAACGAAGGAGTCGAGGAAATGACGGGAATCGATACGGGCGCGCCGCAGGAGATGTTCGCGGTGCACGACAAGTGGACCGGGGAGGTGATCGCGCACGTGCCCGCGGACGACGCGGAGAGCACGCGCCGGGCCCTGGAGGAGGCGCAGCAGGGGTTCGCCGAGTGGTCGCGGCTGCCGGCGCACCGCCGCGCCGCGATCCTCGAGCGGTTCGCGGATTCGCTCGACGAGCAGAACGAGGAGATCGCCGAACTGCTGACCCGCGAGACGGGCAAGATCATCTCCGACGCGCGCGCTGAGATCGCGGCAGCCGCGCGCATCTTCCGCGGGTTCGCGCGCGAGTCCCTGCGGCATTTCGGTGATGCCATCCCCCTCGATCGGCAGCCGGGACTCGAGGGCGACCTCATGCTCACGAAGCACGAGCCGCTGGGTGTGGTCGCGGCGATCGTGGCGTTCAACTTCCCCGCCGAGCTCTACGCGCACAAGGTCGCCGCCGGCCTCGCGGGCGGCAACGCGGTCGTCGTGAAGCCCGCTGATAAGAATCCCCTCGTCGGGAATCGCATGACCGCGCTGCTGCACGCCGCGGGCGTCCCGACGCGGGCGCTCATCGTGCTGAACGG from Leucobacter allii carries:
- a CDS encoding IclR family transcriptional regulator, with translation MSAVKPNKVLANATAVIDLLSREGALSPAEIATATGIARSSVYRLVDALVSIRLVEPAAAAAGSRVRLHRRWLRLADAAALGLTEWSGAQGVLEEVAHDTGLTAYLTVPDGDMATCVAWARGSGIDLLELRPGRSLPLNAGAAGRCFLAFNGPLADRVFEHGDWPVFTDRTLADTASLRIDAETNRARGYVLSDEDVTVGVGALGVPLMRDGQLVGCLSVGGLAEAIRGEQESLARRVARAADRLLG
- a CDS encoding transketolase, with amino-acid sequence MTPEKPARPSDDELAALSREGRWRVISTVAASGAGHIGGPLSAMDLLISLYFGELRIDPAQPQHPDRDRFILSKGHNAIGLYSVLAMRGFFPLDELATFDRGDSRLQGHPDMKLTPGVDASSGSLGQGLSAGAGMALAARRLGKTFHTWVMLGDGELEEGMVWESVISAPRYGLDNLTAIVDLNGLQQFGWPRQEHDRFDRSEPMGHTDLEAVFTGFGWRPIRIDGHDFGAIRRAFDEATGARGSDGRPSVILADTAKGRGVSFAEGAYRWHNGVATDAQLAVAHAELGFPDPQPEPPKESIR
- a CDS encoding SDR family NAD(P)-dependent oxidoreductase; translated protein: METPTVLITGAAQGIGHATAALLADRGHRIVIADLQQESATTAAAALNERFPRAEQHLGFGVDVADETSVAALFEALSAQTESLHGLVNGAGNLIRGDAETYGTEAWRLQLEIHLTGAFMLSRGAFPLLAAGGGSIVNIASVGSTFGLPGRVAYATAKSGILGLTRTLAVEWGGNGVRVNAVAPGYVATEMVQSGIRNGTLSTEKLFARTPLGRLADPREIASAIAFLLSDDASFVHGEVLRVDGGVTVDGTF
- a CDS encoding LacI family DNA-binding transcriptional regulator, giving the protein MKSIGVIDIAREAGVSTATVSRVLNSSERVSEDTRAHVLEVIERLGFSPNASASSLRRGRSDAIGIAVASISQPWYVKLIRELRRAVTARGMTTVVYDLEHSSRVLIEHTESARRLRLAGMILATGDRLDEAEVSDSLHRLAGSMPLVVIGQRLDDATWPTVSFDDVAASAAATEELLERRGRPVLFLGSSRRSFLSDQRREGVRRALEARPELLRDSSFVVLDGPMDYAAGYAEAASRAHELRRYGLIFCVNDELALGALRALGELGLRVPEDVMVIGYGDVDMLPYLTPSLSSLSGDVNAIAGDALDAIMAGIAGEPAFAARVHSRRIVHRESTEVREG
- a CDS encoding transketolase family protein, coding for MRSQRQVWGDTLVELVRGDDRVVVIDGDLATSTMASRVAEQHPDAFIQAGIAEQSMVGMAFGMSTLGYRPWLSSFGVFLTHRALDQVRMLVAQTGAPVRIAASYAGLLNGSSGKTHQDIEDLAIMRAMPGMTVVAPADEFEAAAAIRWADTFAGPVYLRLARDAVAPVFDSDYRFELGAVRTVREGADLALVSTGVQTSRTLAAAELLEAHGISARVVHAPTIKPLDPAGLLAAAGGAPLVISVEEHTVIGGLGSLVAELFADHGVTTPLFRIGLADEWSESAPNDFLLHKHGLSPRRVCEQVLARLRQ
- a CDS encoding IclR family transcriptional regulator, coding for MDNVSSLWDVIASRRRLDAMQPSLVRQLWEDLAMANSAAAPSMDILLKADAVLSVLERERECSVQRLAEAVEEPVSSTYRLLASLTAVGLASRGAKRGLYRLGFLPLRVGGMLESQLDVRELAGPMLYALSRVTGATVLLWVRRGDAAVCIERISRSDVQTAASRLGDSMPLWGGAAGRVLLAHLPAPEARSVISRFELGDRGGKSLIEELAEIREAGYCLAESSSTPGVASISAPVFNHRGELEVAVSISGLRKWIVEDGGAAVDEVRATAREISATLGCGTAEAAGGSAEAIGGSAE